A single window of Mycobacterium sp. ITM-2016-00318 DNA harbors:
- a CDS encoding multidrug effflux MFS transporter: MATSPTVDVKTPSRWRMIVVLGVMVALGPLTIDMYLPALPKIADDLSVSSSVVQLTLTGTLAGLALGQLIVGPLSDSLGRRRPLMAGIVLHMVASVICMLAPNLVVLGLARVLQGVGAAAGMVVAIAVVGDLFSDSAAATVLSRLMLVLGVAPVVAPSLGAAVLLHGSWHWVFTALVVMAGALLLVAVFALPETLPPSHRRPLRIGGIAATYAELLRDRRFVILVLVAALGMSGLFAYIAGASFVLQGTYGLDQQAFALVFGAGAVALIGATQFNVVLLKRFSPQAITLWALAAALLAGGVFVGLAVAGVGGLAGFVAPVWAILAAMGLVIPNAPAIALSRHPEAAGTAAALLGAAQFGLGAAVAPLVGVLGNNELALAAVMAVSALVALLALLAVGVSTSVDALEAVSQEALAEPA, encoded by the coding sequence ATGGCAACATCGCCCACTGTGGACGTCAAGACACCTTCCCGCTGGCGCATGATCGTCGTGCTGGGTGTCATGGTCGCTCTCGGTCCGCTGACCATCGACATGTATCTGCCCGCGCTTCCCAAGATCGCCGACGATCTCTCGGTGTCGTCGTCGGTCGTCCAGCTGACCCTGACGGGAACGCTGGCCGGGTTGGCGCTCGGACAGTTGATCGTCGGCCCGCTGTCGGACTCGCTGGGCAGGCGGCGCCCGCTGATGGCCGGGATCGTGTTGCACATGGTGGCGTCGGTCATCTGCATGCTCGCGCCGAACCTCGTCGTGCTCGGCCTGGCCCGCGTCCTCCAGGGCGTCGGGGCGGCGGCGGGCATGGTGGTGGCGATCGCCGTCGTCGGTGACCTCTTCTCCGACAGCGCCGCCGCGACGGTGCTGTCGCGGCTGATGCTGGTGCTGGGTGTCGCGCCGGTCGTCGCGCCGTCGCTCGGCGCGGCCGTGTTGCTGCACGGCTCATGGCACTGGGTCTTCACCGCGCTGGTGGTCATGGCGGGCGCCCTGCTCCTGGTGGCGGTTTTCGCGCTGCCCGAGACATTGCCGCCCTCGCACCGCAGGCCACTGCGAATCGGCGGTATCGCTGCGACCTACGCAGAGCTGCTGCGCGACAGGAGGTTCGTCATCCTGGTGCTGGTCGCCGCGCTCGGCATGTCGGGATTGTTCGCCTACATCGCGGGGGCTTCGTTCGTGCTGCAGGGCACCTATGGGCTCGACCAGCAGGCTTTCGCGCTGGTGTTCGGTGCGGGCGCCGTCGCGTTGATCGGCGCGACCCAGTTCAACGTGGTGCTGCTCAAGCGGTTCTCGCCGCAGGCCATCACCTTGTGGGCCCTCGCCGCGGCACTGCTCGCCGGCGGCGTCTTCGTCGGTCTTGCCGTGGCTGGCGTCGGCGGTCTGGCCGGGTTCGTGGCACCGGTGTGGGCGATCCTCGCCGCGATGGGCCTTGTCATCCCGAATGCGCCGGCAATCGCGTTGTCCCGCCACCCCGAGGCCGCAGGAACCGCTGCCGCGCTGCTCGGCGCCGCGCAGTTCGGCCTTGGTGCCGCGGTGGCCCCACTGGTCGGCGTGCTCGGCAACAACGAGCTGGCGCTGGCCGCGGTGATGGCCGTCAGTGCGCTGGTGGCACTGCTTGCACTTTTAGCTGTCGGGGTTTCGACCAGCGTCGACGCCCTTGAAGCGGTCTCCCAGGAGGCGCTGGCCGAGCCGGCGTAG